A genomic region of Eucalyptus grandis isolate ANBG69807.140 chromosome 5, ASM1654582v1, whole genome shotgun sequence contains the following coding sequences:
- the LOC104445812 gene encoding uncharacterized protein LOC104445812, which produces MDLAPEELQFLTISDVLRESVAIPKRSPKTFYLITLSLIFPLSFAILAHSLFTHPLVARLQDPAGDDPARTRREWAALFAFQFGYLLFLFAFSLLSTAAVVFTVASLYTAKPVSFASTLAAIPKVFKRLFVTFLWVTLLMVVYNLVFAAFVVLLVIAIDTRSAALGLFSLFVIFVIFLLFLVVHVYITALWHMASVVSVLEPILGFAAMKKSYELLKGRTLMAAVLVFVYLVICWLINGVFAGVVVHGGDSHGVFGRIVVGGFLVGVLVIVNLVGLLVQSVFYYVCKSYHHQGIDKTALHDHLGGYLGEYVPLKSSIQMEDI; this is translated from the coding sequence ATGGATCTGGCGCCGGAGGAGCTGCAGTTCCTCACCATCTCCGACGTGCTCCGGGAGTCGGTGGCGATCCCGAAGCGGTCGCCGAAGACCTTCTACCTCATCACGCTGTCCCTCATCTTCCCGCTCTCCTTCGCCATCCTGGCCCACTCCCTCTTCACCCACCCGCTCGTCGCCCGCCTCCAGGACCCGGCCGGCGACGACCCGGCCCGGACCCGACGCGAGTGGGCCGCCCTCTTCGCCTTCCAGTTCGGGtacctcctcttcctcttcgccttctccctcctctccaccgccgccgtcgtctTCACCGTCGCCTCCCTCTACACCGCCAAGCCCGTCTCCTTCGCCTCCACCCTCGCCGCCATCCCCAAGGTGTTCAAGCGCCTCTTCGTGACGTTCCTCTGGGTCACCCTCCTCATGGTCGTCTACAACCTCGTCTTCGCCGCCTTCGTCGTGCTCCTCGTGATCGCCATCGACACCCGGAGCGCCGCCCTCGGGCTGTTCTCGCTCTTCGTGATCTTCGTGATCTTCCTGCTCTTCCTGGTGGTCCACGTCTACATCACCGCGCTGTGGCACATGGCGAGCGTGGTGTCCGTGCTCGAGCCCATCCTCGGGTTCGCCGCGATGAAGAAGAGCTACGAGCTGCTGAAGGGGAGGACCCTGATGGCCGCCGTCTTGGTCTTCGTGTATCTGGTGATCTGCTGGTTGATTAATGGGGTCTTCGCTGGGGTGGTGGTGCACGGCGGGGACAGCCACGGGGTTTTCGGGCGGATCGTGGTGGGCGGGTTCTTGGTCGGGGTGCTGGTGATTGTCAACTTGGTCGGGTTGTTGGTGCAGAGCGTGTTTTACTACGTCTGCAAGAGTTATCATCACCAGGGGATTGATAAGACGGCTCTTCATGATCATCTTGGTGGGTATCTCGGCGAGTACGTGCCGCTCAAGAGCAGCATTCAGATGGAGGATATATGA